The following proteins are encoded in a genomic region of Ornithinibacillus sp. 4-3:
- a CDS encoding HXXEE domain-containing protein produces MNRVIVALLFCLSITIHNKEEALFLPAWTISNSPITISSTTFLITVTIITIIGYGTAIYYVFQPGATIKYIFIGYVGAMWINAFLPHILFSLLSLSYMPGTISAVLILIPIHTYIIGKFIYVDKIPFNKIIYASTTCGGVLICLIAFLFFILS; encoded by the coding sequence GTGAATAGAGTTATAGTTGCATTATTATTCTGCCTGTCAATTACAATCCATAACAAAGAGGAAGCATTATTTTTACCAGCGTGGACAATCAGTAATAGTCCGATAACGATATCTAGTACGACATTTCTAATCACCGTAACAATTATCACGATCATCGGCTATGGAACAGCTATTTATTATGTTTTTCAACCAGGAGCTACAATCAAATATATTTTTATTGGTTATGTCGGAGCGATGTGGATAAATGCTTTTCTTCCACATATCCTATTCAGCTTACTCAGTCTATCTTATATGCCAGGGACTATATCAGCCGTTTTGATATTAATACCTATCCACACATATATCATTGGAAAATTTATCTATGTTGATAAGATACCGTTCAACAAAATCATCTATGCATCTACAACCTGTGGAGGAGTGTTAATATGTCTTATCGCTTTCTTATTTTTCATACTTAGCTAA
- a CDS encoding GntR family transcriptional regulator, which produces MGRILLSDVAYDRIKELLLNGDFNESISEGELVKMLNMSRTPIREALKRLTNEDFIKVYPNRGIFIKEVSIKETNDLLDLRLALETFTIEHIADKFTDEDLAFLEKNAEEQMQVRIQGDAFRSVQLDLEYHKYFFKILGNDHFIKVFNHLTDRLYLHGLKRTRKRGLTNIQSIKEHIGINKALKERDFKKARALLEEHIILGKENYFQN; this is translated from the coding sequence ATGGGAAGAATACTACTAAGTGATGTTGCTTACGATAGAATTAAAGAATTATTATTAAATGGTGATTTTAATGAAAGTATTTCAGAAGGTGAGCTAGTCAAAATGTTAAATATGAGCCGTACACCTATCCGTGAGGCTCTAAAGCGACTAACAAATGAAGATTTCATTAAAGTTTATCCGAATCGAGGAATTTTTATTAAAGAGGTATCTATTAAAGAGACCAATGATTTATTGGACTTACGTTTGGCGCTCGAGACATTTACTATTGAGCATATAGCCGATAAATTTACGGATGAGGATTTAGCTTTTTTAGAAAAAAATGCTGAAGAGCAGATGCAAGTACGGATTCAAGGAGATGCATTCCGCTCTGTACAGCTAGATTTAGAATATCATAAGTATTTCTTTAAAATTCTCGGAAATGATCATTTTATCAAGGTGTTCAATCATTTAACAGATCGTCTCTATCTACATGGATTGAAGCGTACACGTAAGCGTGGGCTGACAAACATCCAATCTATCAAGGAGCATATTGGAATTAATAAGGCCCTAAAAGAACGTGATTTTAAAAAAGCAAGGGCACTACTAGAAGAGCATATTATTTTAGGTAAGGAAAATTATTTTCAAAACTAA
- a CDS encoding IS3 family transposase (programmed frameshift): MSKILFTDQEQYLLMKHPYVKAVSKKAITYTDEFKAIAVKEYGEGKFPRQIFEDAGFDIEIVGIERAKSALKRWRTAYQEKGLEGLEDSRNSSSRRLLARELSIEEKYARLEAQNALLRAENELLKKIGSSRKVVDKGKEKLTAEQKFQLVQFVIEKYGLNRMVRYLCELVGVSRSGYYRYFSEEAQLNRQARDKADEEVKAIILKAFNFRRRKKGARQIKMTLEHQYHITYNLKRIRRIMKKFQIICPIRKANPYRRIAKATKEHRTLPNLLNREFKQGIARKVLLTDITYLSYGKGKRAYLSTIKDAETNEILAYETSDRITLDIALNTVKKLKNSKIKLAEDAFIHSDQGVHYTNPHFQKKVKVMGLGQSMSRRGNCWDNAPQESFFGHFKDETDFKSCETLEEVKREIKSYMIYYNHYRGQWNLKKMTPAQYSHHLLQVT, encoded by the exons ATGTCGAAAATATTATTTACAGATCAAGAACAGTACTTATTGATGAAACATCCTTATGTAAAAGCGGTTAGTAAAAAGGCAATTACATACACGGATGAATTTAAAGCAATAGCTGTTAAAGAATATGGAGAAGGAAAATTTCCTCGTCAAATATTTGAAGATGCAGGATTTGATATTGAAATCGTTGGGATTGAACGCGCTAAATCGGCTTTAAAAAGATGGCGTACTGCCTATCAAGAAAAGGGTTTGGAAGGGCTTGAGGATTCACGTAACTCTTCTTCAAGACGTCTTCTTGCGCGTGAATTAAGTATAGAAGAAAAGTATGCTCGATTAGAAGCACAAAACGCATTATTACGCGCAGAAAATGAATTACTAAAAAAGATCG GATCTAGCAGAAAGGTTGTTGATAAAGGAAAAGAAAAACTAACTGCGGAACAGAAATTTCAGTTAGTCCAATTCGTCATTGAAAAATACGGTTTAAATCGAATGGTGAGGTATCTTTGTGAATTAGTTGGCGTCTCTAGATCAGGTTATTATCGTTATTTTTCAGAAGAAGCACAACTGAATAGACAAGCACGAGATAAAGCAGATGAAGAAGTAAAGGCAATCATTTTAAAAGCGTTCAATTTCCGCCGTCGTAAGAAAGGTGCACGTCAAATCAAAATGACATTAGAACATCAGTATCACATTACCTATAACTTGAAACGCATTCGTCGTATCATGAAAAAGTTTCAAATTATTTGTCCCATTCGAAAAGCCAATCCTTATCGAAGAATCGCGAAAGCAACGAAAGAACATAGAACACTACCGAACCTATTAAACCGTGAATTTAAACAAGGAATCGCTAGAAAAGTATTATTGACAGACATTACCTACTTGAGTTATGGAAAAGGAAAACGTGCTTACTTATCCACTATCAAAGATGCCGAAACCAATGAAATTTTAGCCTATGAAACATCTGATAGAATCACCCTAGATATTGCATTAAATACAGTCAAGAAGTTAAAAAACAGTAAGATAAAGTTGGCTGAAGACGCATTCATTCACTCAGATCAAGGAGTTCACTATACGAACCCCCATTTTCAAAAGAAGGTGAAGGTAATGGGGCTAGGTCAGTCAATGTCCCGCCGTGGAAACTGTTGGGACAATGCCCCTCAAGAATCATTCTTTGGGCATTTTAAAGATGAAACAGACTTTAAATCGTGTGAAACATTAGAAGAGGTAAAAAGAGAGATTAAGAGTTATATGATTTATTACAATCATTATCGAGGTCAATGGAACTTAAAAAAGATGACGCCTGCACAATACAGTCATCATCTTCTTCAAGTTACTTAA
- a CDS encoding DUF4179 domain-containing protein — protein sequence MKDKLNRDIDVPEADVHLAIRKGIQRAKAEGPVKKKSRKSYKIFFSVAAACLLALTFFINPVAKALANVPIIGSVYSQFNDLVGRDLEGRDLVTALDELAEAEDIQIKITSGYYDGAMIGITFDVTGEDLTDESEEMDGFYEIFNGDEEIADSQELVYLQKNEKGYSGHIRHYYPATDLPEGAEIPLAFKRIGKHEGNWEFDVAIKQLPYKEVALTEERIDEEHQIMIEFESIMIGEASVAIDYTATFPKNQENNQASLAIFDDNGNEIYGLIDGIDLEKTVDGDSVIVKNRTIITDSIEGTINSLTIHPKVRIIGKDPNQPLELGVLQIPLK from the coding sequence ATGAAGGATAAGTTAAACAGAGATATAGATGTACCTGAAGCAGACGTCCATTTAGCAATTAGAAAAGGAATTCAGCGAGCAAAGGCAGAGGGACCAGTAAAGAAGAAAAGCCGTAAATCATATAAGATATTTTTTTCTGTAGCAGCAGCGTGTTTATTAGCATTAACATTTTTCATTAATCCAGTGGCAAAAGCATTAGCAAACGTGCCAATTATCGGAAGTGTTTATAGTCAATTTAATGATTTAGTTGGTAGAGATTTAGAAGGAAGAGATTTGGTAACAGCTTTAGATGAGCTTGCTGAAGCAGAAGATATTCAAATCAAAATCACCAGCGGTTATTATGACGGCGCAATGATTGGAATTACTTTTGATGTTACAGGTGAAGATTTGACAGATGAATCGGAAGAAATGGATGGATTTTATGAAATTTTTAATGGTGACGAGGAAATAGCAGATAGTCAGGAACTTGTTTACTTACAGAAAAATGAGAAAGGATATAGTGGACATATTCGTCATTACTATCCAGCAACAGACCTACCTGAAGGAGCAGAAATTCCGCTAGCGTTTAAACGAATTGGAAAACATGAAGGGAATTGGGAGTTTGATGTAGCAATCAAACAATTACCATACAAAGAGGTAGCTTTAACAGAAGAGCGGATAGATGAGGAGCACCAGATTATGATCGAATTTGAATCTATTATGATTGGGGAAGCATCAGTCGCAATTGATTATACAGCTACATTTCCAAAAAATCAGGAAAATAATCAAGCTTCATTAGCTATTTTTGATGATAATGGCAATGAGATTTATGGTTTGATTGATGGAATAGATTTAGAAAAAACAGTTGATGGAGATTCAGTCATTGTTAAAAATCGAACAATTATTACGGACTCCATAGAAGGTACAATAAACTCACTTACGATTCATCCTAAGGTTCGGATTATTGGAAAAGATCCAAATCAACCGCTAGAATTAGGTGTTCTACAAATTCCGTTAAAATAA
- a CDS encoding sigma-70 family RNA polymerase sigma factor — protein MEESKLIKLAKMGDAEAFEQLLVACSNQLYRTAFIYMQNREDALDVVQETSYKAFKAISQLKENAYFTTWLTRILINTANEYLRVKQKDSPIEEMDIPFVEQDRIEQLDLMHAIHELPAKYRDVIILFYFHDITIKDISTSFHMPEGTVKTYLRRGREQLRMILQGGQVYEG, from the coding sequence ATGGAGGAAAGTAAGCTAATTAAACTAGCCAAAATGGGGGATGCAGAGGCATTTGAACAATTGTTAGTAGCATGCAGTAATCAGCTTTATCGAACTGCTTTTATCTATATGCAAAACCGTGAGGATGCTTTAGATGTTGTTCAAGAAACGAGCTATAAAGCGTTTAAAGCTATCTCTCAATTGAAAGAGAATGCTTATTTTACGACATGGTTGACAAGAATTCTTATCAATACAGCAAATGAATATTTAAGAGTGAAACAAAAGGATTCGCCAATAGAAGAAATGGATATTCCTTTCGTTGAACAGGATAGGATAGAGCAACTCGATTTAATGCATGCCATTCATGAGCTCCCAGCTAAATATCGAGATGTGATTATTCTATTTTATTTTCACGATATTACGATTAAAGATATTTCTACATCCTTCCATATGCCAGAAGGAACGGTGAAAACCTATCTGCGTCGGGGCAGAGAACAATTACGAATGATTTTACAGGGAGGACAAGTGTATGAAGGATAA
- the brnQ gene encoding branched-chain amino acid transport system II carrier protein, protein MNEKLSVSKYTAIGVMLFALFFGAGNLIFPAQLGQQAGSNLWTAIAGLLITGVGLPFLGVLAMGFSGSRNLQDLASRVHPVYAVFFTCLLYLTIGPFFASPRTGTVAYEVGIAPLLSENMQQYGLFVFTLIFFGLTLWFSLNPAKIVDRVGKFLAPGIVILLTILLLMVIFNPMGAIQAPVDGYVDSSFVTGFLVGYNTMDALASLVFGIIVINAVRNYGVTSKKGIMNATIKSGFIAIGILGAIYVGVAYMGLRTTESLGISENGGEVLSTTASYYFGTLGLIFLAVLIILACLTTAIGLTIACAEYFQTLFPKIGYKALVIFFAIITFIFANFGLTNIITYSVPVLMFLYPLAIVLMLLTFLSPLFHHRQFVYIASITVTFLISIFDGLVELCKSLAIENFQWMQPVLNFYHKYLPLYDQGLGWIVPVAIVLLITGILSRVSGPREIS, encoded by the coding sequence ATGAACGAAAAATTATCTGTTTCAAAATATACAGCAATTGGGGTAATGCTTTTTGCATTATTCTTTGGAGCGGGGAATCTGATCTTTCCTGCACAGCTTGGACAGCAAGCTGGATCCAATTTATGGACAGCTATTGCTGGTTTATTAATTACAGGAGTGGGCTTACCATTTCTAGGAGTACTAGCAATGGGATTTTCAGGGAGTCGTAATTTACAAGATTTAGCAAGTCGGGTTCATCCTGTTTATGCTGTATTCTTTACTTGTTTACTCTATCTAACAATCGGACCATTCTTTGCCTCTCCTCGTACAGGTACAGTTGCTTATGAAGTGGGGATTGCTCCATTATTAAGTGAGAATATGCAACAATATGGGTTATTTGTTTTCACATTAATTTTCTTTGGACTCACACTTTGGTTTTCATTGAACCCTGCTAAAATCGTTGATCGTGTTGGTAAATTTTTAGCTCCAGGAATTGTTATTTTGCTCACTATTTTATTGCTTATGGTTATATTCAATCCAATGGGAGCTATTCAAGCACCTGTGGATGGATATGTAGATAGTTCTTTTGTGACAGGATTTCTCGTTGGCTACAACACAATGGATGCTCTTGCTTCTCTGGTGTTTGGTATTATCGTTATTAACGCTGTTCGCAATTACGGGGTTACTTCGAAAAAAGGAATCATGAATGCAACAATAAAATCAGGCTTCATTGCAATCGGTATTTTAGGAGCTATCTATGTTGGCGTTGCTTATATGGGGTTAAGAACAACAGAATCTCTAGGCATCTCAGAGAATGGTGGAGAAGTACTTAGCACTACAGCATCCTACTATTTTGGAACGCTCGGTTTAATCTTCCTTGCTGTGTTGATTATCTTAGCTTGTTTAACAACTGCGATTGGACTGACTATTGCTTGTGCAGAATATTTTCAAACACTATTTCCTAAAATCGGATATAAAGCGTTAGTTATCTTTTTTGCGATTATTACTTTTATCTTTGCAAACTTTGGATTAACGAATATTATTACATACTCTGTTCCAGTATTAATGTTCCTCTATCCATTGGCAATCGTATTAATGCTTTTAACCTTTTTATCACCACTATTCCATCACAGACAGTTTGTTTATATTGCTTCAATTACAGTAACATTTTTGATTAGTATCTTTGATGGATTGGTTGAACTTTGTAAATCCTTAGCAATTGAAAACTTCCAGTGGATGCAACCAGTACTTAATTTTTATCATAAGTATTTACCACTATATGACCAAGGTCTTGGCTGGATTGTTCCTGTAGCTATTGTGTTACTGATTACTGGGATTTTAAGCAGAGTTTCTGGACCAAGGGAAATATCTTAA
- a CDS encoding cation:proton antiporter, translating to MFDTLLFQLAFLIFIGLFSQWIAWRFRMPAIVIMSVAGLIIGPFTGLVEPSETFGPIFQTVISLAVAVILFEGSLSLDFREIRDFKRSILRISTVGAAIAWIAGTVAAHYVAGLSWPVAFVIGGLFVVTGPTVILPLLRQAKLKERPAAVLKWEGIVVDPFGALLALFAYQVVLGVYQLEGGTSLSVFFISALLAALLGGVVGYLMGQAFERGIIPEFLKSSMLLAMVLIVFSLSDAIMHETGLLAVTVMGLVMGNMRLSSHHELLHFKENISVLLISTVFIMLTASLTTDTLLQILDWRMFFFVLAMLFIVRPLSIWLATINTSLTWQERTLIGWIAPRGIVALTVSGYFATALQDVGFQSAELLTALTLALVFATVISHGFSIEWLAKKLGLQASNKEGIIIIGASPFTSQLAASIQKNGFEVLLMDRNWEDLAEARQMGVHTEAGDILSEHTEFHVDLTPYNQLIAATSHDAYNVLVCADFVPSLGRQHIYQTAVHEADPKHYSPKFGGQILIGEGADIHMLNELIAEGASLKQTNITEIYTIDDYKKENPNVQIIYGITERKEIVFHANDAYEKIKDEPHLVVGLIK from the coding sequence ATGTTTGATACTCTATTATTTCAATTGGCTTTTCTTATTTTTATTGGATTATTTTCTCAGTGGATTGCATGGAGATTTCGAATGCCAGCTATTGTAATTATGAGTGTTGCCGGCTTAATCATTGGTCCATTTACAGGATTGGTGGAGCCGAGTGAGACATTCGGGCCGATCTTTCAAACCGTTATTTCTTTAGCTGTTGCGGTAATTTTGTTTGAAGGTAGCCTTAGTTTAGATTTTCGAGAAATTCGTGATTTTAAACGTTCTATTCTACGGATTTCTACTGTTGGTGCTGCAATCGCATGGATAGCCGGAACAGTTGCAGCACATTATGTGGCTGGATTATCTTGGCCTGTTGCTTTTGTTATTGGGGGCTTATTTGTTGTTACTGGACCTACCGTAATTTTACCGTTGTTACGACAAGCGAAATTAAAAGAACGTCCAGCAGCAGTATTGAAATGGGAAGGGATTGTAGTCGATCCATTTGGAGCGCTTCTCGCATTGTTTGCATATCAAGTAGTGTTGGGAGTCTATCAGCTTGAAGGTGGTACATCGCTAAGTGTATTCTTTATCTCCGCATTATTGGCTGCATTACTTGGTGGGGTAGTAGGTTATTTAATGGGACAAGCATTTGAACGTGGAATCATTCCTGAATTCTTAAAATCATCTATGTTGCTTGCTATGGTTTTAATTGTATTTTCTTTAAGTGACGCAATTATGCATGAAACAGGCTTACTTGCAGTTACTGTAATGGGGCTAGTGATGGGGAATATGCGTCTAAGCAGCCATCATGAATTACTTCATTTTAAGGAAAATATTTCTGTTTTATTAATTTCTACCGTCTTTATTATGTTGACCGCTTCATTAACAACAGATACCTTATTGCAGATTTTAGATTGGCGTATGTTCTTCTTTGTGCTAGCAATGTTATTTATTGTACGGCCATTATCGATTTGGCTTGCAACAATCAATACAAGTTTAACCTGGCAGGAACGAACCCTCATCGGATGGATCGCACCAAGAGGTATTGTCGCCTTGACGGTTTCGGGTTATTTTGCCACTGCGCTTCAGGATGTCGGCTTTCAAAGTGCTGAATTACTAACGGCTCTAACTCTAGCTCTAGTATTTGCAACTGTTATTTCTCATGGATTCAGTATTGAATGGCTTGCCAAAAAATTAGGGCTACAAGCTAGTAACAAAGAAGGAATTATTATTATTGGAGCTTCGCCATTTACCAGTCAGCTAGCTGCTTCCATACAAAAAAATGGCTTTGAAGTATTATTGATGGACCGAAATTGGGAGGATCTAGCTGAAGCAAGGCAAATGGGTGTTCATACGGAAGCGGGAGATATTTTAAGTGAACATACGGAATTTCATGTTGATTTAACACCATATAATCAATTGATTGCTGCAACAAGTCATGATGCATACAATGTTCTTGTTTGTGCAGATTTTGTTCCAAGTCTTGGTAGACAGCATATTTATCAAACAGCTGTTCATGAGGCAGATCCAAAACATTATTCTCCGAAATTTGGTGGTCAAATTTTAATTGGCGAAGGTGCAGATATTCATATGTTAAATGAGCTTATTGCTGAAGGAGCAAGCTTGAAACAAACAAATATCACTGAAATATATACAATTGATGATTACAAAAAAGAAAATCCAAATGTACAAATTATCTATGGAATCACAGAGAGAAAAGAAATAGTATTCCATGCAAATGATGCGTATGAAAAAATTAAAGATGAACCACATCTTGTTGTTGGCTTGATAAAATAA
- a CDS encoding ABC transporter substrate-binding protein produces MKKVNFTLITLLFILSIALIGCSSGDKETANTPNEDANEEKDDNAKYGGDLHFAFNAQPPNLDPPTNTSLDTRDIGHHIFEPLLTLNTKFEVQPMLAEDYEVSDDGKEITFHLRQGIKFHNGKEVTSEDVVASMERWQELSSQAQTYLNGTTYEAVDEHTIVAHIPNPTTLDLYIIADLTQFPAIMPKEIVEKAGKEWVEEYVGTGPYKLEEWKQDQYIKLTRYEDFQSRTEPADGLAGEKKAYVDNVYFHVVQDLSTRVSGLQTGEYHVAKNITQDSAELIEADDNLKNELYTTGFPIILFNKKEGVFTDNLVRKAANAAVNVEDILIATYGNEKYYQKNHSLVKEEQTNWYTEAGKEEYELYDLELAKELLEQSSYNGEEITILTTRDIMEWYNMMVVVQQQLEQIGMNVKLDVTDSATISERLDDPSGWDLYSTSFAFRPMPIMYHFLNPEWYGWIDSEEIDELKDKILHAATQEEAEGYKDQLHEAVWDYLPAIKTGDQTTIVSMKKEIDGYQHVAGPIIWNVSLNE; encoded by the coding sequence ATGAAAAAGGTTAACTTTACACTAATCACATTATTATTTATACTAAGCATCGCCTTGATAGGTTGTTCTAGTGGCGATAAGGAAACAGCAAACACCCCTAATGAAGATGCGAATGAAGAAAAAGATGACAACGCAAAATATGGTGGCGACTTACATTTCGCCTTTAATGCACAGCCACCGAACCTAGATCCACCAACAAACACAAGCCTAGATACTCGTGATATTGGACATCATATATTCGAACCACTTCTTACATTAAATACAAAATTTGAAGTGCAACCAATGTTAGCGGAAGATTATGAAGTTAGTGATGATGGAAAAGAAATAACCTTTCATTTACGTCAAGGAATTAAATTTCATAATGGCAAAGAAGTTACCTCAGAAGATGTGGTTGCATCAATGGAAAGATGGCAAGAACTGTCTTCGCAAGCGCAGACTTACTTAAACGGAACTACATATGAGGCAGTAGATGAACATACAATAGTGGCGCATATACCTAATCCAACTACATTAGATTTATATATTATTGCTGATTTAACTCAGTTCCCAGCAATTATGCCTAAAGAAATTGTAGAGAAGGCAGGTAAAGAATGGGTGGAAGAATATGTTGGTACTGGTCCATATAAATTAGAGGAATGGAAACAGGATCAATACATTAAACTTACCAGATATGAGGATTTTCAATCACGGACAGAGCCTGCGGATGGATTAGCAGGAGAGAAGAAAGCTTATGTAGATAATGTATACTTCCATGTTGTTCAAGATTTATCAACCCGTGTTTCTGGATTGCAAACAGGAGAATACCATGTTGCGAAAAACATTACACAGGATAGTGCAGAATTAATAGAAGCAGATGACAACTTAAAAAATGAATTATATACGACAGGTTTTCCGATTATTCTCTTTAATAAAAAAGAAGGCGTATTTACAGATAATCTAGTTCGTAAAGCAGCTAATGCAGCAGTTAATGTGGAAGATATTTTAATTGCCACATACGGAAATGAAAAATACTATCAAAAGAATCACTCGCTCGTGAAAGAGGAACAAACAAATTGGTATACAGAAGCAGGAAAAGAGGAATATGAATTATATGATTTAGAATTAGCAAAGGAGCTCTTAGAACAATCAAGCTATAATGGAGAAGAAATTACCATTTTAACAACTCGTGATATTATGGAATGGTATAATATGATGGTTGTTGTTCAACAGCAATTAGAACAAATTGGTATGAATGTGAAATTAGATGTAACAGATTCTGCAACCATATCTGAACGCTTAGATGATCCTTCAGGATGGGATTTATATTCCACCTCATTCGCCTTCCGTCCAATGCCAATTATGTACCACTTCTTAAATCCAGAATGGTATGGTTGGATCGATAGTGAAGAAATTGATGAGCTCAAAGATAAAATTTTACATGCAGCAACACAAGAAGAAGCTGAAGGTTACAAGGACCAATTACATGAAGCGGTGTGGGACTATTTGCCAGCCATTAAAACTGGTGACCAAACAACCATTGTTTCTATGAAAAAAGAAATAGATGGTTATCAGCATGTTGCTGGTCCAATCATTTGGAATGTATCTTTAAATGAATAA